Proteins encoded together in one Bacillus marinisedimentorum window:
- a CDS encoding Ger(x)C family spore germination protein, which yields MKNFKILLLIFPLLFLAGCFDKQEPEQQAYVMAVGLDAMEEKGKLRVTFQIGNPEATSLMGTGGNEPPYETVTLTANDFMSAKNTANSFVARRITLDHVKVLIVSEELARSDDFIRVIQSILRSKELRRNVQLVVSKEPASEFINNNKPKLETRPHKFFQFIINRARETGIIPYSDLHRFLQITEGDADLFLAIYATSDPENQINDGLEDEFLAGEIPQEGGNQTQFMGSAVFKEGIMIDKINGELTRLSMWLDNTFRVEDFMVTYPDPNQQDFRITARVIKPDRTKVDVKYRPKGTAVIRAEIPMDVEILAVPSMTDYSSDRKKQKKLKEHIETNLEKTAAAFIEKTQKEYKGEPFYWSLYVRKHFKTISEYEKADWMNNIYPNADVKVEFTINSLTFGKTVKESNLNEIRD from the coding sequence ATGAAAAATTTTAAAATCTTGCTGCTCATTTTCCCCCTCCTTTTCCTTGCCGGCTGTTTTGATAAACAGGAACCCGAGCAGCAAGCTTATGTGATGGCTGTAGGCCTGGATGCAATGGAAGAGAAGGGGAAACTGCGGGTGACATTCCAAATTGGAAATCCCGAAGCCACATCTCTAATGGGCACCGGAGGAAATGAACCGCCGTATGAAACTGTCACACTTACTGCGAACGATTTCATGTCAGCCAAAAATACAGCCAATTCATTTGTTGCGCGCCGGATCACGCTGGACCATGTCAAAGTATTGATTGTTTCAGAGGAACTTGCCCGTTCAGATGATTTTATTAGGGTGATCCAGAGCATCCTCCGATCAAAAGAACTGCGGCGGAATGTCCAGCTTGTTGTCAGTAAGGAACCAGCCAGTGAGTTTATAAATAACAATAAACCGAAGCTGGAAACCCGGCCGCATAAGTTTTTTCAATTTATTATTAACAGGGCCAGGGAGACGGGAATTATTCCGTACTCCGATCTCCATCGCTTTTTACAGATCACCGAAGGGGATGCCGATCTGTTTTTGGCCATATATGCCACTTCTGATCCGGAAAATCAAATAAATGATGGGCTTGAAGATGAGTTTTTGGCAGGAGAAATTCCCCAGGAGGGCGGGAATCAGACTCAATTCATGGGCTCGGCCGTTTTTAAAGAAGGAATCATGATCGATAAAATAAATGGTGAGCTTACAAGATTGTCGATGTGGCTCGATAACACGTTTCGGGTAGAGGATTTTATGGTAACCTATCCGGACCCCAATCAACAAGATTTTAGGATAACAGCCCGTGTCATAAAACCGGACCGGACAAAAGTGGACGTAAAATACAGGCCCAAAGGCACTGCGGTCATAAGGGCCGAAATACCTATGGATGTTGAAATTCTGGCTGTCCCGAGTATGACCGATTATTCCAGCGACCGGAAAAAACAGAAGAAACTAAAAGAGCATATCGAAACAAACCTTGAAAAAACAGCTGCTGCATTTATCGAAAAGACACAAAAAGAATATAAAGGCGAACCTTTTTACTGGTCCCTGTATGTCCGGAAACACTTTAAAACCATCAGTGAATACGAAAAGGCAGACTGGATGAATAACATATATCCTAATGCAGATGTAAAAGTTGAATTCACGATTAATTCTCTGACCTTCGGTAAAACTGTTAAAGAATCCAATCTGAACGAGATAAGGGATTGA
- a CDS encoding amino acid permease has translation MEKKSTGKKAGENLAWWQLSLIGIGCTIGTGFFLGSSIGIRMTGPSIVFSFMLAALATYIVYDALAAMTVDHPEKGSFRTYAKKAYGRWAGFSSGWVYWSSETLITGSQITALSLFAKFWFPDLPLWVFSIFFGVLGLVVLLTGVNGFERLENVLAVAKFAAIVMFIVIAGAALLGFIDGGGDRPGIPGSIVEYFPNGFKGFSTALIFSFYAFGGIEVLGLMASKLKNKEDAPKAGSLMLLVLMVIYVLSIGLALMLVSWKTFKTDESPFVIVLEGFKIPYMSDVFNGVFIIAGFSTLAAALFAVTTILVTLSEDGDAPKLFSKKTKKEIPLFAIGLTAGGLAAASIVSLLLPEKVYEYVTTAASLMILYNWAAILMSVQKVIDLKSWGHIKRIFGFLLIAFAIGGSMFDKVSRIGFFISIGFLFTIILVTYIMTRIWKRAEKA, from the coding sequence ATGGAAAAAAAGAGCACTGGAAAAAAAGCAGGGGAGAATCTCGCCTGGTGGCAGCTATCATTAATTGGAATCGGATGCACGATCGGAACAGGTTTCTTCCTCGGCTCCAGTATCGGAATCCGTATGACTGGGCCATCCATAGTATTCTCATTTATGCTGGCTGCGCTGGCAACTTATATCGTTTACGATGCCCTTGCTGCCATGACGGTTGATCATCCGGAAAAAGGCTCTTTCCGCACCTATGCGAAAAAGGCTTACGGGAGATGGGCAGGATTCAGCAGCGGGTGGGTGTACTGGTCTTCTGAAACGCTTATAACCGGAAGCCAGATTACGGCGCTTTCTTTGTTCGCAAAGTTCTGGTTTCCCGACTTGCCGCTCTGGGTGTTCTCCATCTTTTTTGGGGTCCTGGGGCTTGTTGTATTGCTGACAGGCGTTAACGGGTTTGAGAGGCTCGAGAATGTGCTCGCGGTGGCCAAGTTTGCCGCAATTGTGATGTTTATTGTCATTGCTGGCGCTGCTTTGCTTGGATTTATTGACGGGGGAGGGGACCGGCCCGGAATTCCGGGATCCATTGTTGAGTATTTTCCAAACGGTTTCAAAGGGTTTTCGACTGCACTCATATTTTCTTTTTATGCGTTTGGAGGCATTGAAGTTCTCGGGCTGATGGCCAGCAAACTCAAGAACAAGGAAGATGCACCGAAAGCAGGCAGCCTGATGCTTTTGGTTTTGATGGTGATCTACGTTCTCTCAATCGGACTTGCACTGATGCTTGTTTCATGGAAGACATTTAAAACGGATGAAAGTCCTTTTGTCATTGTGTTGGAAGGATTCAAAATCCCGTACATGAGCGATGTGTTTAACGGCGTTTTCATCATAGCCGGATTCTCCACGCTTGCAGCCGCATTGTTTGCGGTGACGACAATACTTGTCACGCTGTCAGAAGATGGCGATGCCCCTAAACTCTTTTCGAAAAAGACAAAGAAGGAGATTCCGCTGTTTGCAATCGGGCTTACCGCTGGGGGGCTGGCAGCTGCAAGCATTGTTTCCCTGCTGCTGCCGGAGAAGGTGTATGAATATGTCACGACGGCAGCCAGCTTGATGATTTTGTATAACTGGGCCGCCATCCTGATGTCTGTCCAAAAGGTGATCGACCTGAAGTCATGGGGGCATATTAAAAGAATATTCGGCTTCCTGCTCATCGCTTTTGCAATCGGCGGATCCATGTTTGATAAAGTGAGCCGCATCGGATTTTTCATCAGCATCGGATTCCTATTCACCATTATCCTGGTCACCTATATCATGACGCGCATTTGGAAAAGAGCCGAGAAAGCGTAA
- the ggt gene encoding gamma-glutamyltransferase, protein MDIDKIIANQKSFSNESQHTAKGKYGMAASAAREATEAGAKVLEEGGTAVDAVAAMQFALAVTEGMNTGLGASGFLTVYDSEKDETWVLDGHSKAPEGAVPELFLDENGEEIPYVPRSLSAKAVGIPGILRTMEIAVNRFGRKKISELIQPAVELAENGIRVNWFWESAIEMMRHRMDDRTKALFMPDGIPLVEGDHIKQTDLAKTLRILQEKGIDAFYEGEIADAIIDVLQSRKGIMTKKDLRNFEVFLDKPIYSKYKGMQLAAPSPPNGGGLSLAQLLGIIEQHDIGQYGVNSWQKYFLLGEAMRIVFSDKLAYVGDPDFLDVPMDGLLNEEYIKKRSELIDFSYRNPDVEFGNPWAHQEGDPDKEIVHEPLAEKGETTHFTAVDRWGNVAACTSSLEHKFGSGIMVPGYGFLLNNDLTDFSPEPNSVNGIQPNKHGVSTKSPSILFNEGKPFLTLGSPGGPTIVASVLQVIIHLLDYKMDLKDAIEEPRIYNSIGRVVQWDSGIPQEVRDKMLEKGFHFPEFPKHIGNVQAILIDQDRGEMYGAAQSSRPGAAIGLN, encoded by the coding sequence GTGGATATAGATAAAATTATAGCGAATCAAAAAAGCTTTTCTAATGAAAGCCAACATACAGCCAAAGGGAAATACGGAATGGCAGCAAGTGCTGCCAGGGAAGCGACAGAAGCGGGAGCAAAGGTGTTGGAAGAAGGAGGTACTGCTGTCGATGCTGTCGCTGCGATGCAGTTCGCTCTGGCAGTAACCGAAGGGATGAATACAGGCCTCGGGGCCAGCGGGTTTTTGACGGTATATGACAGTGAGAAAGATGAAACATGGGTGCTGGACGGCCATTCAAAGGCACCTGAAGGCGCTGTTCCAGAATTATTTCTTGATGAAAACGGCGAAGAAATCCCATATGTACCTCGGTCCCTGAGCGCAAAAGCAGTAGGGATTCCAGGAATACTCCGTACTATGGAAATCGCAGTCAATCGTTTTGGCCGCAAGAAGATCAGTGAGTTGATCCAGCCGGCGGTCGAACTTGCCGAAAACGGGATTCGTGTCAACTGGTTCTGGGAGAGCGCGATTGAAATGATGCGCCATCGTATGGATGATCGTACAAAAGCGCTGTTTATGCCGGATGGGATTCCTCTTGTCGAAGGGGATCACATCAAACAGACGGACCTGGCCAAAACGCTGCGCATTCTTCAGGAAAAAGGCATCGATGCCTTTTACGAAGGCGAAATTGCCGATGCGATAATAGACGTTCTGCAAAGCCGGAAGGGCATCATGACGAAAAAGGATTTACGCAATTTTGAGGTTTTTCTTGATAAGCCGATTTACAGTAAGTATAAAGGAATGCAGCTGGCTGCTCCTTCACCTCCGAATGGGGGAGGCCTATCGCTTGCTCAGTTGCTGGGAATCATTGAGCAGCATGACATCGGTCAATATGGCGTGAACTCGTGGCAAAAATATTTTCTATTAGGCGAAGCCATGCGTATCGTGTTTTCCGATAAGCTGGCATATGTCGGCGATCCGGATTTCCTGGATGTGCCGATGGATGGACTGCTGAATGAAGAGTATATAAAAAAACGCAGTGAACTGATCGATTTCAGCTACCGCAACCCTGATGTCGAGTTCGGTAATCCATGGGCGCACCAGGAGGGGGATCCGGATAAGGAAATCGTCCATGAACCGCTGGCCGAAAAAGGAGAAACGACCCACTTTACCGCTGTTGACCGGTGGGGAAATGTTGCTGCATGCACGTCATCACTTGAGCATAAATTCGGATCAGGCATCATGGTTCCGGGATACGGATTCCTGTTGAACAATGACCTTACTGACTTCAGTCCGGAACCGAACAGTGTTAACGGCATCCAGCCAAATAAACATGGTGTCAGCACAAAGTCGCCTTCCATTTTATTTAATGAAGGCAAGCCGTTTTTGACGCTTGGTTCCCCCGGAGGACCAACCATCGTCGCCTCGGTTCTGCAAGTTATCATTCACCTTCTTGATTACAAAATGGATCTGAAGGATGCGATTGAAGAACCGCGCATTTATAACAGTATTGGCCGGGTCGTCCAGTGGGATTCGGGAATCCCTCAAGAAGTAAGGGATAAGATGCTTGAAAAAGGTTTTCATTTTCCGGAGTTTCCTAAGCATATAGGCAATGTCCAGGCGATTCTGATCGACCAGGATAGAGGCGAAATGTATGGAGCGGCCCAGTCATCAAGGCCGGGTGCCGCAATTGGATTGAATTAG
- a CDS encoding LysE family transporter, which translates to MSIFFSYVVLGLALSIPLGPVIIAQMEKGIKNGFFSSWMVGLGAMSADILFMILIYLGVSQLVNTPFIQTLLWLFGFFVLVYTGIESLMTTSEISINESRSSDTPFKSYIFGFLISISNPVSILFWLGIYGSVLAKTASSYSTYETLLYSSGIFVGLFLFDLCTAILSSSFRHILTDRLLKVLSGCAGLTLIGFGTYFGLQAAKVLFQ; encoded by the coding sequence GTGTCCATTTTTTTCAGTTATGTCGTCCTCGGACTGGCCCTGTCAATCCCGCTTGGCCCGGTCATTATCGCCCAGATGGAAAAAGGAATTAAAAATGGGTTTTTCAGCAGCTGGATGGTCGGCCTCGGAGCGATGTCGGCTGATATTTTGTTCATGATTCTTATTTATCTGGGTGTTTCGCAATTAGTGAATACACCGTTCATCCAGACCCTCCTCTGGCTGTTCGGCTTTTTTGTGCTCGTATATACCGGCATTGAGAGCCTGATGACCACAAGTGAAATCTCGATAAACGAGTCCCGCAGCAGTGATACTCCGTTCAAAAGCTATATTTTCGGGTTTCTCATTTCAATCTCAAATCCGGTCAGCATCCTTTTCTGGCTTGGCATTTACGGATCGGTCCTTGCAAAAACAGCCTCATCGTACAGTACATATGAAACGCTGCTGTACAGCAGCGGCATCTTCGTCGGCCTGTTTTTGTTTGATTTGTGCACAGCGATACTCTCAAGCAGCTTCCGGCACATTTTAACCGATCGCCTCCTGAAAGTACTTTCTGGATGTGCCGGCCTGACTCTCATCGGCTTTGGCACCTATTTCGGTCTGCAGGCTGCAAAAGTGCTGTTTCAGTGA
- a CDS encoding spore germination protein: MFRFLKNKPKQSDFTPVYRHFQQNIDEVKKRFSYPVNSDFQCRMLSLDGGKKKAALFYLASIVNDSVIQQNVIKPLLDKNRSEDDIPSRVTVDKVSVLDDFSQITDDILIGNAVLFTDSDKKSYSFGTAEFQHRKIDKPENENAIRGPKEAFTESSIVNLSLLRKRLPNENLIAETIPVGSRTKSDVTVLYIKDLANNDVLETVKDRITSIDADSVRTVEMLEQYIEDRPYSIAPTVLYTERPDRAAAFLEDGYIVLAMNNSSACLIVPVTFWSFVHSPEDHYLRFLFGNFSRFIRVGAFFITLFISALYIAITTFHSEMIPPDLLLAIASAREKVPFPTVFEVIIMEFAFELIREAGLRLPATLGPTIGIFGALVLGQAAVQANLISPIIVIVAALSGLSSFAMTDVSFNFLLRLSRFIFILSAALYGMLGLSIAFLLWNMYIVSIKSFGVPFLAPLTPYYVSSKDTVFRNILQKEKFRPGYLKVRDVKKKGPMRE; encoded by the coding sequence ATGTTCCGTTTTCTGAAAAATAAACCGAAACAATCAGACTTCACCCCTGTATATAGACACTTCCAGCAAAATATCGATGAAGTGAAAAAACGATTTTCGTATCCGGTGAACAGTGACTTTCAGTGCCGGATGCTCTCACTGGACGGTGGCAAAAAGAAGGCCGCCCTGTTTTATCTCGCTTCCATTGTGAATGACAGCGTTATCCAGCAAAACGTGATTAAGCCGCTTTTGGACAAAAACCGTTCGGAGGATGATATCCCCTCAAGAGTGACGGTTGACAAGGTAAGCGTACTGGATGACTTTTCACAAATAACAGATGATATTCTCATCGGCAATGCCGTCCTGTTTACAGACAGTGACAAAAAGTCTTATTCATTTGGAACGGCTGAATTCCAGCACCGGAAGATTGACAAGCCTGAAAACGAAAATGCCATCCGCGGGCCGAAAGAGGCATTTACCGAATCTTCCATTGTTAACCTTTCGCTTCTAAGGAAACGGCTTCCGAATGAGAACTTGATCGCTGAGACAATCCCCGTCGGTTCACGGACCAAATCGGATGTTACCGTTTTATATATTAAAGATCTTGCGAATAATGACGTGCTCGAAACCGTCAAGGACCGGATAACAAGCATTGACGCGGATAGCGTGAGAACCGTAGAAATGCTTGAGCAATACATCGAAGACAGGCCGTATTCCATCGCGCCGACAGTTTTGTATACAGAGCGGCCGGACAGGGCTGCTGCCTTCCTCGAAGACGGGTATATCGTATTGGCGATGAACAACTCGTCTGCCTGTCTAATCGTGCCGGTGACATTCTGGTCTTTTGTCCACTCACCGGAAGATCACTACTTGCGTTTCCTGTTTGGGAACTTTTCCAGGTTCATACGTGTCGGCGCTTTTTTTATTACGCTGTTCATTTCGGCTTTATATATTGCGATCACAACGTTTCACAGTGAAATGATTCCGCCTGATTTATTGCTTGCAATTGCCAGTGCCCGCGAGAAAGTGCCGTTTCCAACCGTCTTTGAAGTCATCATAATGGAGTTTGCCTTTGAGTTGATCCGTGAGGCGGGCCTTAGGCTTCCGGCAACATTAGGCCCGACCATCGGCATTTTCGGAGCGCTCGTACTGGGGCAGGCGGCCGTTCAGGCCAACTTGATCAGCCCAATTATTGTCATTGTAGCTGCATTATCAGGATTATCGTCATTCGCCATGACAGATGTCAGCTTCAACTTTTTGCTGCGGCTGTCCCGGTTCATTTTCATATTATCGGCAGCGTTATATGGGATGCTCGGACTCTCAATCGCGTTTTTGCTTTGGAATATGTATATCGTGTCGATCAAGTCGTTTGGTGTGCCGTTCCTTGCGCCATTAACTCCTTATTATGTATCTTCAAAAGATACTGTCTTCAGAAATATTCTTCAAAAGGAGAAATTCAGGCCGGGTTATTTGAAAGTGCGTGATGTCAAGAAAAAAGGGCCAATGAGGGAGTGA
- a CDS encoding GerAB/ArcD/ProY family transporter, with protein sequence MDRVDKDKIGGRELFAIIILLIGTKLSDMTASMLAQNGKNAFWMIPLISFAVFLPFLMLLLSTLKRFKNKNLVELIYHLLGKPLGMIVGLFLFLTAFSATAIDMRNYVDEVNTIYFPKSPIIVIYFIFIAACYFGAKKGFEVIGYSSFVVLPYVKLSVLFLIILALKEAIFLRVFPIFGDGIGPLLKEGVQKASIYSELIFLTMAYPSIKSIKSYHRASYIGFVTVALELALFYFIYTTIFDYESIDKLAFPFHELTKIISIGEFFPNIETLFLGFWLFAAILRFIIYLYFSVWIFGAVFNIKEFEPLLLPFAFLILTAGLVPENAIVNVLFYRDALLNTVSAPLLALPVILWLAAKWKGRVTNT encoded by the coding sequence GTGGATCGAGTGGATAAAGACAAGATAGGTGGAAGAGAACTGTTCGCAATCATCATCCTGCTTATCGGAACGAAACTTTCTGATATGACAGCCTCCATGCTTGCCCAGAATGGGAAAAACGCCTTCTGGATGATTCCACTTATTTCTTTTGCTGTTTTTCTCCCTTTTTTGATGCTGCTTCTTTCTACATTAAAACGCTTTAAAAATAAGAACCTGGTTGAACTCATTTATCATCTGCTGGGTAAGCCGCTTGGCATGATTGTGGGCTTGTTTTTGTTTTTGACCGCTTTTTCAGCTACCGCCATTGATATGCGGAATTATGTCGACGAGGTCAACACCATTTATTTTCCCAAGTCGCCAATTATTGTCATTTACTTCATATTCATCGCTGCTTGTTATTTCGGTGCAAAAAAAGGATTCGAGGTCATCGGGTATTCATCTTTTGTCGTTCTGCCGTATGTGAAGCTGTCGGTTCTTTTCCTCATCATTTTAGCTCTTAAAGAAGCTATATTCCTGCGTGTATTTCCGATTTTCGGCGATGGGATTGGCCCGCTTCTGAAAGAAGGGGTGCAAAAAGCATCCATTTACAGTGAGCTTATTTTCCTGACGATGGCTTACCCCTCCATTAAAAGTATAAAAAGTTATCATAGGGCATCTTATATCGGCTTTGTGACAGTTGCGCTGGAGTTAGCTCTCTTTTATTTCATATATACGACGATTTTTGACTATGAATCAATTGACAAACTGGCCTTCCCTTTTCACGAATTGACGAAAATCATTTCCATTGGCGAATTTTTCCCTAATATAGAGACGCTATTTCTCGGTTTCTGGCTTTTTGCCGCAATCCTGCGCTTTATTATCTATTTGTATTTTTCAGTATGGATTTTCGGAGCTGTTTTCAACATCAAAGAATTTGAGCCCTTACTCCTTCCGTTTGCGTTTTTGATCCTGACTGCCGGTTTAGTGCCGGAAAACGCCATTGTGAATGTTCTGTTCTATCGGGATGCGCTCTTAAATACGGTTTCAGCACCGCTGCTTGCACTACCTGTTATTCTCTGGCTTGCTGCCAAGTGGAAAGGCAGGGTGACGAACACATGA